The following is a genomic window from Solanum stenotomum isolate F172 chromosome 4, ASM1918654v1, whole genome shotgun sequence.
aggtgttttttttcttcttctattttattgaatatatataaattttgaattttctaaacacaaaattaaaggttgactaacttataaatttttattattattcaaacTCCCTTTTGTGAAAATCCTGAATCTAatttatatgtgtttttttcttaattttttaaaattttaatatcctatttgaaactatttaaaattacaaGGTTTAAAGAAAATCATGATACATTATTACATAATCTTAATTTAGTATCATACAATTCAAAATCttctctctgtttttttttttaaaaaaaaactcttcataaaatttaatactcttcatttgaattttaattttaataatttaatttaatacatTGTAACATAATTGTCATTTTCCAAGTAAGTCCATATACACAATGANtatgtttttttttcttaattttttaaaattttaatatcctatttgaaactatttaaaattacaaGGTTTAAAGAAAATCATGATACATTATTACATAATCTTAATTTAGTATCATATAATTCAAAATCttctctctgtttttttttttttttaaaaaaactcttcataaaatttaatactcttcattttaattttaattttaataatttaatttaatacatTGTAACATAATTGTCATTTCCAAGTAAGTCCATATACATAATGATGACAACCACCTAACCTCTTTATTTCGACTATCAATTTATCCTTAGATCCGCCCCTGCTTATAggttatttagttaattatcaATTGCTATATTAAGTTTTCTTCTATGCATTGGAATGAAGGATCCACTATAAAAAGTGAGGCTTTTAAtctcgaaaatgaaataaaatacatGTTACGATAAATTATATGACATGAtcgtacaatttttttttttacattattaatatatacataagcTAAGCTCCTCTTGAAAAAATACTAGCAGATTCTTTTGGTCTACATTTTCAAATAGgtaatcaaattaataattttttcgaATGTGTGAAAGACATGATTGTATATAAAACAATATTGTGTAGTTGTATTTTGTGTGATTCCACATCGAATTTTGAAAGTAATATAGAACATAATGGATTTGATTTCTCATATGATAACTCACATATTGAATCTTGAATGTATCATAGAACATAATAGAATTGATTTCTCAAAtaatcactcaactaatagttatttttttagaaaattgttctttatattgaagaaaaaattgaaataaagaaaaaaaaactttatgagataATAATTACGTATTATTTCTGAATGCTTCATATTCTGTTCAATCGGTGGTCCTCAAAAATATTGggatattattatttctaactAACTAGTACAGgccatattatatatatatatatatatatatatatatatattaattccaaaaaataaataaattagttttaTATCTTATCCACGTTTAGAATGTTTTCCTCTCAAATTAGTCCAACGTGAACAACATGACAttctgaaagaaaaaatattaaaaaaaatgacatgatTTTATCAGCATTTTAAAAATGTTTCGTCCCTACAAAGCCATACAAATAACAATGTGTACCTAAGTTTAGTAGGGTTCGAATCGAAAAATATGTTATTGGGTTAACGggttttttatgattttataaaaaaataaattattgggCTATCGATTTTTAGTATTGCGTTATTGGGTAAATCGATAATCCATTAAGATGATAGTAATTTATAACTATAccctttaaaaatattaaatattaataatttaacataactaAACACTATATGAGATTATGAGTAATCTTACTCTACACTACGGTCTACACATTCCACACGTCACAGTACTTCTACTTCACATAAGATATTACATATCATGTTTTGGTTGTAACATGTGATTGTAGCCTTCGTACATATCTATTCTTATTGGTGCAATTTCTCATTATATTTCTTGTTTCACTAAATCAAAGCATTTACCGTTGATTTGCTTGTCTCAATGTATCGCGCCAAACTGCTAGAGATACATTGAGACAAGTAAATCAGTTGTATGCTATAGtttgctctagtttttggacggaaTATCTAGAGCATTTACCGTTGATTTACCGATAAAGAATAACTTATTGGTTTGTTATTGGTCTagtgtatttaaaaattaaaaattaataaatcgaaccgataatacataaaaccgAACCAAATTGAGTGATGCACGCGCAAtgtgtttaaaatattaaataaagacgGCTTGACAGATGCATGTTCATCATATCAAGGGTGGTCAGATAAAATTAGTGGcacaaaacaaactttaaaaaaaataagtagcAATAAAATGTATTTAATAAAATTCTTATATGCTCTTACTTgacttttttcataaaattgatATCCGAATCATCTTACATGCTCATCAGTTTGAAGTTCCAAATTCCACAAATGCGTAATTTAAATCAAGATTACATTGATGGTTGTCAATCATCTATAAATTATCTCCAAAGAGAAAACAAACGTTTTTGCCAGATCTGGAGAGATACTACTAGTCCTACGACCCAAATTCCATCTTCGCGGCCATAACCACTGAATTCTTAAAActttaattgaaaaaagaaatacagaGAAACTGAAAACTCACTAAGTTTAAATAGCACAACTTGAAAACTAAAACAACACAAGCCAAATTGTTGGGCATTACAGCTTGTTGCTAGCTAGGACTTATCTTCAATGACCATTGGCCAGTCCATTCTCAGCAGCTTTCTTGGCATAAAATCTTCTATACTTGGAATCAACCTCTGTAAGGTAGTAGGTTCCTGGAGCTAGAAGGCTACAATCCTTGCTCGTAACGAAGTCCTTGGCCCCGTACCTATGCTCCATTAGTTTCATAATTTCGATGAATTTTTCAGGAGTCAACTGCCAGAGATCAAGATTGATTGTCAAGGATGGCTATGTTGAAACATGGACATAAGAAAAAATGTGTAAGCTACAAAGTCATATAGTCATATAGCGTATACCTCGTTTCTTGATTCCAATTTCTCTTTAACATTCATCACACTTGCAATGTTTGACAAGCTAAAAGGAGCCTTCATTAAGCTTGAGGGAGAACATTGTTGCGGTTGATCCACTACCGTAGGAGAACAGAACTACCCGTTGTCCAGCCTGAAGCAAAAGTATCATTCAGAAACTAGAACGAACAGGTAGATAATGGAATGAAACAAACAAAAGGACCGAAATGTGAAATGTTACTCCTGAATTACCAGTGTGTTGCGTTTATTGTGAAGGAGTGATGCAAAAGCAGCATATAGAGAGGCAGTATACATATTGCCAACTTGTTTTGGTATTAATGTGGTAGGTTGCACCTTCTCATCGTAAAACGGTTTTGCAACTTGCTGGGATGCCTGTATATGGTTAACGATATTCCGTTGTTAGTTctaatcacaatgtacataggtttgacatcaatatatcctacttaatatttcattttttagcaTTTCTCGAGGAAGAAAGAgtataaaaatttaagaatgGACCTTCTCAAGATCACGGCTTTGGTAGCTTTCATCATGACTTAGAGACGAAAATGGGGCCAgcttttctttagcagattcaTCGATGGAGCTGGAAATGGAAAACAGAAGTTCTTAAGAGAACAGAATTccttttaaagaataaaaagaaaatcctCTGCAAGGGAAACTTTGCAACCCACCTAGCATTCCTCGTAAAGTCATTGAATACCAACCGAGCAAAGCTCTTCTGTACAAGCTGCAGAAGTTGAATAAAATATCCAAGTGTCATTAAAATTGCATATAGAGAAGAAGTACAAATAAAGTCATCGATCCACAATAGACTTTATAAACTACCTTGTTGTATGGTGAATGGAACACAAAGTAAGCTGCATCAGCTATCGAAAACTGATTGCCTTCCAATTTCTCGTATCTAGAAAATGAAATGCAGCAAGGCAATTAATACA
Proteins encoded in this region:
- the LOC125863167 gene encoding LOW QUALITY PROTEIN: hydroxymethylglutaryl-CoA synthase-like (The sequence of the model RefSeq protein was modified relative to this genomic sequence to represent the inferred CDS: inserted 2 bases in 1 codon) yields the protein MAAQQKNVGILAMEIYFPPTCIQQETLEAHDGASKGKYTIGLGQDCMGFCTEVEDVISMSLTAVSSLLEKYAIDPKKVGRLEVGSETVIDKSKSIKTFLMQIFEKCGNTDIEGVDSTNACYGGTAALFNCVNWVESASWDGRYGLVVCTDSAVYAEGPARPTGGAAAIAMLIGPDAAIVFESKIRASHMAHVYDFYKPILDSEYPVVDGKLSQTCYLMALDSCYKILCNKYEKLEGNQFSIADAAYFVFHSPYNKLVQKSFARLVFNDFTRNASSIDESAKEKLAPFSSLSHDESYQSRDLEKASQQVAKPFYDEKVQPTTLIPKQVGNMYTASLYAAFASLLHNKRNTLAGQRVVLFSYGSGSTATMFSLKLNXKAPFSLSNIASVMNVKEKLESRNELTPEKFIEIMKLMEHRYGAKDFVTSKDCSLLAPGTYYLTEVDSKYRRFYAKKAAENGLANGH